Proteins from a single region of Kineosporiaceae bacterium:
- a CDS encoding acetyl-CoA C-acyltransferase, whose protein sequence is MPEAVVVAIGRTPIGRAMRGSLIDERPDNLGALVVDEVLGRIPQLDRTTVDDVIAGCALPGGEQAHNMGRIVSLLAGVNAPGTTVNRYCSSSLQAVRMAFHAIKAGEGDAFVCVGIESTTHSPLGVYADQPETQNPRLFKGNREGLPNAYMPMGLTAERVADEQNVSREDMDRLAVQSHSRAVAAQKAGYFENEIIPVPLSGGRLADIDDSPRPETTMESLAGLRAVFRRDGKVTAGNSCPLNDGAAATVIMSDTRAAELGITPIARIISTGVSALEPELMGLGPIASSQQALARAGMSIDDVDILEINEAFAAQVIPSALSLGVDPFSEKLNPLGGAIALGHPFGMTGVRILTTLLNGLKVKDKSVGLETMCVGGGQGMAIVVERLA, encoded by the coding sequence ATGCCAGAAGCTGTGGTCGTCGCCATTGGCCGAACGCCGATCGGCCGAGCCATGAGGGGATCGCTCATCGACGAGCGCCCCGACAACCTCGGCGCGCTGGTCGTCGACGAGGTACTGGGGCGCATCCCCCAGCTCGACCGCACGACGGTGGACGACGTCATCGCCGGGTGCGCGTTGCCCGGTGGCGAGCAGGCCCACAACATGGGCCGCATCGTCAGCCTGTTGGCCGGCGTGAACGCCCCGGGGACGACGGTGAACCGGTACTGCTCGTCCTCACTGCAGGCAGTGCGGATGGCCTTCCACGCCATCAAGGCCGGTGAGGGCGATGCGTTCGTGTGCGTGGGCATCGAGTCCACCACCCACTCGCCACTGGGCGTCTACGCCGACCAGCCCGAGACCCAGAACCCGCGGCTGTTCAAGGGCAACCGTGAGGGGCTGCCCAACGCCTACATGCCGATGGGCCTGACCGCCGAGCGGGTGGCCGACGAGCAGAACGTCAGCCGCGAGGACATGGACCGGTTGGCGGTGCAGAGCCACAGCCGCGCCGTCGCCGCCCAGAAGGCGGGCTACTTCGAGAACGAGATCATCCCGGTGCCGCTGTCCGGGGGGCGTCTTGCCGACATCGACGACAGCCCCCGACCCGAGACCACGATGGAGTCCCTGGCCGGTCTGCGCGCGGTCTTCCGCCGCGACGGCAAGGTCACCGCCGGCAACTCCTGCCCGCTCAACGACGGGGCGGCCGCTACGGTGATCATGTCCGACACCCGGGCCGCCGAACTCGGCATCACCCCGATCGCCCGTATCATCTCGACCGGGGTCAGCGCGCTCGAGCCGGAGCTGATGGGCCTGGGCCCGATCGCGTCCTCCCAGCAGGCGCTCGCGCGCGCGGGCATGAGCATCGACGATGTCGACATCCTCGAGATCAACGAGGCGTTCGCCGCGCAGGTGATCCCCTCGGCACTCAGCCTGGGGGTAGACCCGTTCAGCGAGAAGCTCAACCCGCTCGGCGGCGCGATCGCGTTGGGTCACCCGTTCGGGATGACCGGGGTGCGCATCCTCACCACGTTGCTCAACGGCTTGAAGGTCAAGGACAAGTCCGTCGGGCTCGAGACCATGTGCGTCGGCGGTGGCCAGGGCATGGCCATCGTGGTGGAGCGGCTGGCCTGA
- a CDS encoding long-chain fatty acid--CoA ligase: protein MRSTMPDFPLTIRHILEHGRDTYPDSQVVTATRDSARRIDFVALAARAGQLANGLARLGIGPGDRVGTFAWNAQEHQEAYLAVPCSGAVLHTVNIRLDPEHIAYIINHAEDRALLVDASLAPALAPALPKLTTVKHLIVFGDGDRSLLPGAIEYEDLLDGQPTDFAWPDLPESTAAAMCYTSGTTGPPKGVVYSHRSTFLHSLGVSSGEALGLNQRDRVLPVVPMFHGNAWGLPYACWMVGADLVLPGAFASPPRLARLIADEQVTMAAAVPTVWWDMLGLGSDTLGLDSLRMIMCGGAAVPRALIEAYQSELGVLVVQGWGLTETSPVASLAFPPKHATPEQSLDLRATAGQVLGGVEVRITGSEGEVLARDGVAVGEIEVRGPWVTQAYYLDPTPDKFHDGWLRTGDVGSIDPRGFVRISDRAKDVVKSGGEWISSLDLEAALLEHPAVREVAVIAAPDQRWGERPLACVVTTSGARVTPEELREFLTGRVARWWLPEKWTFIDEVPRTSVGKYDKKLLRARLADGELDVRSGGPAPGQSG, encoded by the coding sequence ATGCGCAGTACCATGCCGGACTTCCCGTTGACCATCCGGCACATCCTCGAGCACGGACGCGACACCTATCCGGACAGCCAGGTGGTGACCGCGACCCGGGACTCGGCGCGCCGGATCGACTTCGTCGCCCTGGCCGCGCGCGCGGGTCAGCTGGCGAACGGCCTGGCCCGCCTGGGGATCGGCCCGGGCGACCGGGTGGGCACCTTCGCCTGGAACGCCCAGGAGCACCAGGAGGCCTACCTGGCGGTGCCGTGTTCGGGTGCGGTGTTGCACACCGTCAACATCCGGCTCGACCCGGAGCACATCGCCTACATCATCAATCACGCCGAGGACCGGGCACTGCTCGTCGATGCCAGCCTGGCCCCGGCGCTCGCCCCGGCGTTGCCCAAGCTGACCACGGTGAAGCACCTGATCGTCTTCGGTGACGGCGACCGGTCGCTGCTTCCCGGGGCCATCGAGTACGAGGACCTGCTCGACGGGCAGCCCACCGACTTCGCCTGGCCGGACCTGCCCGAGTCGACCGCCGCGGCGATGTGTTACACCAGCGGCACCACCGGGCCGCCCAAGGGTGTGGTGTACAGCCACCGGTCGACGTTCCTGCACAGCCTGGGGGTCTCCTCGGGTGAGGCGCTGGGCCTGAACCAGCGCGACCGCGTGCTGCCGGTGGTGCCGATGTTCCACGGCAACGCCTGGGGTCTGCCGTACGCCTGCTGGATGGTCGGTGCCGATCTGGTGCTGCCCGGGGCCTTCGCGAGCCCGCCGCGGCTGGCCCGGTTGATCGCCGACGAGCAGGTCACCATGGCCGCGGCGGTGCCGACGGTGTGGTGGGACATGCTCGGCCTGGGGAGCGACACTCTCGGCCTCGACTCGCTGCGCATGATCATGTGCGGTGGCGCGGCCGTGCCGCGCGCGCTCATCGAGGCCTACCAGTCCGAACTCGGCGTCCTGGTGGTGCAGGGGTGGGGCCTGACCGAGACCAGCCCCGTGGCCTCGCTGGCCTTCCCGCCCAAGCACGCCACACCGGAGCAGTCGCTGGACCTACGTGCCACGGCCGGGCAGGTGCTCGGCGGGGTCGAGGTGCGCATCACCGGTTCGGAGGGCGAGGTACTGGCCCGTGACGGCGTCGCCGTGGGCGAGATCGAGGTGCGCGGGCCGTGGGTCACGCAGGCGTACTACCTCGACCCCACGCCGGACAAGTTCCACGACGGCTGGCTGCGCACCGGCGACGTCGGGTCGATCGATCCCCGAGGGTTCGTGCGGATCAGTGACCGGGCCAAGGACGTCGTGAAGTCCGGTGGCGAGTGGATCTCGTCGCTGGACCTCGAGGCGGCCCTGCTGGAGCACCCCGCGGTGCGCGAGGTGGCGGTGATCGCAGCCCCGGACCAGCGCTGGGGGGAGCGCCCGTTGGCGTGCGTCGTCACCACCAGCGGCGCCCGCGTGACGCCCGAGGAACTGCGTGAGTTCCTCACCGGCCGGGTGGCCCGGTGGTGGCTGCCGGAGAAGTGGACCTTCATCGACGAGGTGCCGCGCACCAGTGTCGGCAAGTACGACAAGAAGTTGCTGCGAGCTCGCCTGGCAGACGGCGAGCTCGACGTCCGATCGGGGGGACCGGCACCCGGCCAGAGCGGCTGA
- a CDS encoding long-chain-fatty-acid--CoA ligase, which translates to MYTFAAPLDRAERLNPTGRALVFEGRERTYAELAARCRRLAGALRDLGLAKGDRVGMVGPNSDRYFELYLAVPASGCVFVPVNSRLAPSEITAVLADAGARVVFMEGDFPVPEGVERVIRIPDEYEALLAASEEVELGEGVVEDDLAALFYTSGTTGLPKGAMHTHRGLISSGLHLMATWPFDVDTRWMIASPLFHTGGTLAIFSTLWHAGQHVLMPSFDARKAVQLIEDEKVTHTLLVPTMLAAATKEQLAHPRDVSSLRYLSHGASPISAETLHRAREAFPDAELMHIYGTTETTPITTLLTHEERLLDTHLVGTCGQPAVGVQVRVVDTMSGSECGPSDVGELMVRSSSVMQGYWNKPEETANAFLDGWYRTGDLGYRDGASNIFLVDRAKDMIVTGGENVYSVEVENALASHPAVDEVAVFGVPDAKWGEAVHAVVVVVQDSVTEEELIEHCRRHIAGFKVPKSIDLRQAALPKSAAGKILKRDLREPFWAGQTVQVSGS; encoded by the coding sequence ATGTATACGTTTGCTGCTCCTCTCGACCGCGCCGAGCGCCTCAATCCGACCGGACGTGCGCTGGTCTTCGAGGGCCGAGAACGCACTTACGCCGAACTCGCCGCGCGGTGTCGTCGGCTGGCCGGCGCGCTGCGTGACCTTGGTCTGGCCAAGGGTGACCGGGTCGGCATGGTCGGGCCGAACTCCGATCGCTACTTCGAGCTGTACCTCGCGGTGCCGGCGTCCGGCTGTGTGTTCGTTCCCGTCAACTCGAGGCTCGCCCCGTCCGAGATCACCGCGGTGCTGGCCGATGCCGGTGCCCGGGTGGTGTTCATGGAGGGCGACTTCCCGGTGCCCGAGGGCGTCGAGCGGGTGATCCGCATCCCCGACGAGTACGAGGCGCTCCTGGCGGCGTCCGAGGAGGTCGAACTGGGGGAGGGGGTCGTCGAGGACGACCTCGCGGCGTTGTTCTACACCTCCGGCACCACCGGTCTGCCCAAGGGGGCGATGCACACCCATCGCGGGCTGATCTCGAGTGGGTTGCACCTGATGGCCACCTGGCCGTTCGACGTCGACACCCGGTGGATGATCGCCTCGCCGCTGTTCCACACCGGGGGCACTTTGGCGATCTTCTCGACGCTCTGGCACGCCGGTCAGCACGTGCTGATGCCGAGCTTCGACGCCCGCAAGGCGGTTCAGCTGATCGAGGACGAGAAGGTCACCCACACCCTGCTGGTGCCGACCATGCTCGCCGCGGCCACCAAGGAACAGCTGGCCCACCCGCGCGACGTCAGCTCGCTGCGCTACCTCAGCCACGGCGCCTCGCCGATCTCGGCCGAGACCCTGCACCGGGCGCGAGAGGCCTTTCCCGACGCCGAGCTGATGCACATCTACGGCACCACCGAGACCACACCGATCACGACCCTGCTGACCCACGAGGAGCGGTTGCTCGACACCCATCTGGTGGGTACCTGCGGCCAGCCGGCCGTCGGCGTGCAGGTCCGGGTGGTCGACACCATGAGCGGCAGCGAGTGTGGACCCAGCGACGTCGGTGAGCTCATGGTGCGCAGTTCGAGCGTGATGCAAGGCTATTGGAACAAGCCGGAGGAGACCGCGAACGCCTTCCTCGACGGCTGGTACCGCACCGGCGATCTGGGCTACCGGGACGGGGCCTCGAACATCTTCCTGGTCGATCGGGCCAAGGACATGATCGTGACCGGTGGCGAGAACGTGTACTCGGTCGAGGTCGAGAACGCCCTGGCCTCCCACCCGGCCGTCGACGAGGTGGCCGTGTTCGGCGTCCCCGATGCCAAGTGGGGCGAGGCCGTGCACGCGGTGGTCGTGGTGGTGCAGGACAGCGTCACCGAGGAGGAGCTGATCGAGCACTGCCGCCGGCACATCGCCGGCTTCAAGGTGCCCAAGTCGATCGACCTGCGTCAGGCGGCGCTGCCGAAGTCGGCCGCCGGAAAGATCCTCAAACGCGATCTGCGCGAGCCGTTCTGGGCCGGCCAGACGGTTCAGGTATCAGGGAGTTGA
- a CDS encoding alpha/beta fold hydrolase: MSSDDILDLLSGISKAEVTHQQIHIRGLNLHVQVWGEGPPLLLYSGIFGEVDLWETLLPYLKGFRTIAFDPPGIGKSQLPRVPMTMFTLAELGTLVLDLMGIKKAHVLGASFGGAVAQQMAFMHPRHVDRLVLVSTSYGGGAVPGNLKAFWHFIQPSSYRPPRMERVAGDMFGGRLREEPELMSQLHVSRPTSMRHAVFRMVPLWGWSSLPWMWAIRQPTLIVAGDDDPVTPLVNHKVMKTLIPKARLHVVEGGGHMALLDSPERVGPVITRFLRGEDDEQPQASSGRWRGLRRLG, encoded by the coding sequence ATGTCCTCCGATGACATCCTCGACCTGCTCTCGGGCATCTCGAAGGCCGAGGTAACCCATCAGCAGATCCACATCCGTGGCCTGAACCTGCACGTCCAGGTCTGGGGGGAAGGCCCACCGCTGCTGCTCTACTCGGGCATCTTCGGCGAGGTCGACCTCTGGGAGACGTTGCTGCCCTACCTCAAGGGATTCCGCACCATCGCGTTCGACCCGCCCGGCATCGGCAAGTCACAACTGCCCCGGGTGCCCATGACCATGTTCACCCTGGCCGAGCTCGGCACGCTCGTGCTCGATCTGATGGGCATCAAGAAGGCACACGTCCTCGGTGCCTCCTTCGGTGGCGCGGTCGCCCAGCAGATGGCCTTCATGCACCCGCGCCACGTCGACCGGCTGGTGCTGGTCTCCACCTCCTACGGAGGAGGTGCCGTGCCGGGCAATCTCAAGGCGTTCTGGCACTTCATCCAGCCGTCCAGCTATCGCCCGCCACGCATGGAACGCGTAGCCGGCGACATGTTCGGTGGGCGGTTGCGCGAGGAACCCGAGCTCATGTCGCAGCTGCACGTGAGCCGGCCGACGAGCATGCGGCACGCGGTGTTCCGGATGGTGCCGCTCTGGGGCTGGTCGAGCCTGCCCTGGATGTGGGCGATCCGGCAGCCGACGCTGATCGTGGCCGGTGATGACGATCCGGTGACCCCACTGGTCAACCACAAGGTGATGAAGACCCTCATCCCCAAGGCCCGCCTGCACGTGGTCGAGGGCGGCGGCCACATGGCGCTGCTGGACAGCCCCGAGCGGGTCGGCCCGGTGATCACGCGGTTCCTGCGCGGTGAGGACGACGAGCAGCCCCAGGCCTCCTCCGGACGCTGGCGCGGCCTGCGCCGCCTCGGCTGA
- a CDS encoding YbfB/YjiJ family MFS transporter: protein MATVFACLGIARFSLGMLLPSMRADLALSYTVLGWISTANFVGYLVGALGAGQVVARIGARRTVLAALLTVTASLGVVAGAAGVAVILPAYLITGVGSGVANVAVMGLVPHWFHRRARGRASGIMVIGSGFALMGSGLLIPELTARWGAPGWRLGWAILAAVVFAVAITVGVFLRNHPRELGLAPHGDDPVAAPADRGGTSAPKVANPRSVGAARTMVHLGAIYFLFGFTYVVYVTFIVETLVQRGFSERAAGRFWFVVGALSILSGPVFGALSDRAGRRIGLAVVFALHGASYLLVGLALAPVATILLSVLLFGVSAWSIPGIMGAAVGDYMGPGQAVTAFGRLTVTFGAGQALGPIVAGAMAEASGGFSSAFRLTATLAAGAALLSLALRPPAARQP from the coding sequence ATGGCCACCGTGTTCGCCTGCCTGGGCATCGCACGGTTCTCCCTCGGGATGCTGCTGCCCTCGATGCGCGCCGACCTCGCCCTGTCCTACACCGTGTTGGGCTGGATCAGCACGGCCAACTTCGTCGGCTACCTGGTCGGCGCTCTCGGCGCGGGGCAGGTGGTGGCCCGGATCGGTGCTCGCCGGACGGTGCTCGCGGCCCTGCTGACCGTCACGGCGAGCCTCGGCGTGGTGGCCGGGGCAGCCGGTGTCGCGGTGATCCTTCCCGCGTACCTGATCACCGGGGTGGGCAGTGGTGTCGCCAACGTCGCCGTGATGGGGCTGGTGCCGCACTGGTTCCACCGGAGGGCGCGCGGCCGCGCCTCGGGGATCATGGTCATCGGCAGCGGGTTCGCCCTGATGGGCAGCGGGCTGCTGATCCCGGAGCTGACCGCCCGCTGGGGGGCGCCGGGCTGGCGGCTGGGCTGGGCGATCCTGGCTGCCGTGGTGTTCGCCGTCGCGATCACGGTGGGCGTGTTCCTGCGCAACCACCCTCGCGAGCTGGGCCTGGCCCCCCACGGTGACGACCCCGTGGCCGCACCGGCCGACCGCGGCGGGACGAGCGCTCCGAAGGTGGCGAACCCGCGGTCGGTGGGTGCGGCCCGCACCATGGTGCACCTCGGGGCGATCTACTTCCTGTTCGGGTTCACCTACGTCGTGTACGTGACGTTCATCGTCGAGACGCTGGTCCAGCGAGGCTTCAGCGAGCGGGCTGCCGGACGATTCTGGTTCGTGGTCGGCGCGCTGAGCATCCTGTCCGGTCCGGTCTTCGGTGCGCTGTCGGATCGCGCCGGACGCCGGATCGGGCTCGCTGTCGTGTTCGCCCTGCACGGTGCGTCCTACCTGCTGGTCGGGCTCGCCCTCGCGCCGGTGGCCACGATCCTGCTCAGTGTGCTGCTCTTCGGGGTCAGCGCCTGGAGCATCCCGGGGATCATGGGGGCGGCCGTCGGGGATTACATGGGCCCGGGGCAGGCCGTGACCGCCTTCGGCCGGCTCACCGTGACCTTCGGAGCGGGTCAGGCGCTGGGCCCGATCGTCGCCGGGGCGATGGCCGAGGCGAGCGGCGGCTTCTCCTCGGCATTCCGGCTCACCGCAACCCTCGCGGCAGGGGCCGCGCTGCTGTCGTTGGCCCTGCGCCCGCCCGCCGCCCGGCAGCCCTGA